The segment CACCATGGGCGCCGGGCCCAACGTGAATGCGTTCTTCGGCATCATGACCATGATCATCGCCGTGCCCACCGGGGTGAAGATCTTTACCTGGTTGTTCACCATGTACCGGGGCCGAGTACGTTTCGAGACGCCGATGCTGTGGACGGTTGGCTTCATCGTCACCTTCAGCATCGGGGGCATGACCGGGGTCCTGCTGGCGGTGCCTGGGGCGGACTTCCTGTTGCACAACAGCCTGTTCCTCATTGCCCATTTCCACAACGTGATCATCGGCGGCGCGGTCTTCGGCTACCTCTGCGGCCTGACGTACTGGTTCCCCAAGGCCTTCGGTTTCAAGCTCTACGACCCCTTGGGGCGTGCTGCCTTCTGGTGCTGGTTGGCTGGATTTTACTTTGCCTTCATGCCGTCCTACTTCCTGGGGTTCATGGGCATGACCCGGCGCCTGAATCACTTCGACGTACCCGAGTGGCGGCCCTTGCTGCTGCTGGAAATGGTCGGGGTACTGATCATTCTGTGCGGCGTGGCCTGCCAGGTCATGCAACTGGTGGTGAGTATCCGCAAACGTCATGAGAACCGCGACACCACAGGCGACCCCTGGGACGGGCGTACGCTGGAATGGGCGACCGCTTCGCCGCCCCCGTTCTACAACTTCGCCGAACAACCGGTCGTGGGCGGCATCGACGCGTACTGGGGGATGAAGGAGAAAGGCGTGAAAACCCTGGCCGAGATGGATTTTCGCAAGATCCACATGCCTTGCAACACCAGCCTGGGCCTGGTGCTAGGCGTTCTGTCCACGGCGCTAGGCTTCGCGTTGATCTGGCACATCTGGTGGTTGGTCATCGCCAGTACACTGGCAGTCATCGCCACCCTGATCGTGCGCAGTTACGACCCCGATACCGACTACTACATCCCGGCCGAAGAGGTCGAACGGATGGAAACCGAGCGGCGCCAACGGCTGGCGGAGGCCTGAATCATGTCCCATGTCGTGCACAACGAAACGGCTCGCGAGCAGGAGCATGGCCACGAAGACGCAGGCTCCCTGAGCCTGTTCGGCTTCTGGGTCTACCTGATGACCGACTGCATTCTGTTCGCCACCCTGTTCGCTACCTACGCGGTGCTGGGCCAGTCTGTGGCAGGTGGGCCCAGCGCGGCGGACATCTTCGAACTGCCCTATGTGCTGGTGGAGACGTTCCTGCTGCTGTTGAGCAGCATCACCTACGGCTATGCGATGCTCGCCAACCACCGTCGGGACAAGCGCTGGGTATTGCGCTGGCTGGGCGTCACGTTTCTCCTCGGCCTGGGCTTCATCGCCATGGAGATCAACGAATTCCATCAGCTGATCAGCGAGGGCGCAGGCCCTGAACGCAGCGCGTTTCTGACGGCGTTCTTCACGTTGGTGGGCACTCACGGCCTGCATGTGCTGGTGGGATTGATCTGGATGGCCCTGTTGATGATGCAGGTCCATCAACGCGGCCTGACCTGTGCCAATGCCACACGCTTGAGCTGCCTGAGCCTGTTCTGGCATTTCCTGGACATCGTGTGGGTATGCGTGTTTACCGTCGTCTACCTGTTCGGGGTGATCTGATGAATCGTCAAAGCCATGTGCCTAGCAGTGCCGGCGCTAGCCAGAGCAGCCACCGTTCCTACAACACTGGGTTCGTCCTGGCCGCCCTGCTCACCCTGCTCCCCTTCGGGTTGGCCATGTACCCCAGCCTGCCGCGTCACCTGACCTTCATCGCTGTGCTGGTGTGCGCCCTGTTCCAGATCGTGGTGCACATGGTGTTTTTCCTGCACCTGACCACAGCGCGAGAGCAGCGTTGGAACCTGGTCGCGCTGGTATTCACGGTGGTGATCATCACGCTGTTGGTGGGGTTGTCGCTGTGGATCATGTACTACGTGCACTACAACATGCTCGGGTTATGACGTTCTTCCCATTCGGGCTGGCCTGCCAACAGCAGGCCAGCCCGGCGCGTTTATGCAGCCCGACGGTTGCGCCATGCACAAGTCCCCGCCACACCCAACAGCAACACTGCCCCGGCTGCACCCAAGGTAGCCGGGGCGCCAACCCGAGCAGCCAGCAGCC is part of the Pseudomonas parafulva genome and harbors:
- the cyoC gene encoding cytochrome o ubiquinol oxidase subunit III, giving the protein MSHVVHNETAREQEHGHEDAGSLSLFGFWVYLMTDCILFATLFATYAVLGQSVAGGPSAADIFELPYVLVETFLLLLSSITYGYAMLANHRRDKRWVLRWLGVTFLLGLGFIAMEINEFHQLISEGAGPERSAFLTAFFTLVGTHGLHVLVGLIWMALLMMQVHQRGLTCANATRLSCLSLFWHFLDIVWVCVFTVVYLFGVI
- the cyoD gene encoding cytochrome o ubiquinol oxidase subunit IV — translated: MMNRQSHVPSSAGASQSSHRSYNTGFVLAALLTLLPFGLAMYPSLPRHLTFIAVLVCALFQIVVHMVFFLHLTTAREQRWNLVALVFTVVIITLLVGLSLWIMYYVHYNMLGL